In Brienomyrus brachyistius isolate T26 chromosome 2, BBRACH_0.4, whole genome shotgun sequence, the genomic window AATAATTCACTTATAGTAATCAAGAAGCCTGCTTACAGTGTACATTTTGGATCTTTTTATGCATAACAACatatggaaaaaattaaaactacGATAATTCTTCTTTTTTACTTGCCTCCTTAGCCTTGTGGTAACCTGTCTGGCTTCTGGCTAGCTGCCTGAAGCTAATGCTGTATGCACGGAAAACGACGGGAAAAGACAGTCATTTTCTCTCAATTACAAATATAGTTACTCCTCACCGATCGAGTTCCATTCCTACAACTAGGTTATGAAGTGAATTGGTTAATGATCGAGGAGCCGCATCATACTAATATTTCAAGCATACTGTAGACTACTAGTAGTGGGTTTGTGTCAGCCATCTTTAGGTATTGTTTTAATCGCCTCAGTTACTTTAAAATCGTAGCGACATACAGTATTTCATTAGAAAGAATGTACCAGCTTTAATAGCAGAGCGTTACAGTACAAATCTTGTCAATGAAATATGAGGGCAAATAAAATAATTGTTCATCAATCGTAATCGAGGCAAAATGTTCAATTATTACTGATTAGTGATTCTTCCAGTAACTTGCTCACATTCCTGAGATTATAGCTAGTGGTTTAATATTTTTGGACGCTTATGTCCGGTTTTTAAAAGGGCGACTGTATTTTTTGCGATTTCCTTGTCATCTTGTGATGGTCCCATTCATGCTCAGTAACCTATTACCCCCAAAAAGAATTATTACTCTTTTTAGTATCTAAGCACAAATAAACATGCTGCTCACTGCCCCAGCCTGGGTCTCGTAGTTCTGTTCGCTGACACATCACCACATGTTTTCAGGGATGATCGGGATgaagatggccacaccccttcaatGCGCCACTGGCTGCACGCATGCAGTTCTCATTCTCCATCTGTAAATTGTCCAGTGGCTTACTGGAGACATGCGCAGTTTGACTGGAAGGTGATCAGCCCTCCCCCAAACTAATCACTGGCCTCTTCTGTCCCCCAATAGCCATGCAGCAGAGCCTCCCCGAGGACGAGAATGCAAACCGGGCCTCGTGCCGCATTCAGAGAAGTCAGGTCAGGAAATATGCAAATGCCAACCAATGGCTGTGCCTGTGATGCTGACTCCCCAGACCTACCCTCATGTATGTCCCTCCCTTTCCCATCATGcactctgactatgcctgctgTCAGTCCCGCCATGTGTACTGTTATGGTCCTGTAGGCAGGTGTCACGCCTCGAAGCTGCAGCTGCGGTTTGCCCCTGACCCTGTCGCATTCGGCCTTGCATGGCAGTGTAGTGAGTTGCTAGCAGTAACATCAAAGTCGTTAATGGTATTCTGGGCGGGCATTGGTGGAATAGCAAGAAGTGGAGGTTTCCCTCTCCTCTCCCACAGTGATCTACtgtatttcttctttttctctGTTTCTTCACTCTGCTCTGTTTTAATTTTGACATCTTGTGTTTCCCTAAAAATGTCTACAGTTaagtgcacacacactcactggcTCACACACTAACTCTGCCCCTGTTTGGCTTTCCGCCCTGTCCAGCACACGGTGTTGTCCCGGAGATTTGTGGAGGTCATGACGGAGTACAACGACGCTCAGTTGTCTTTCCGACAGCGGAGCAAGTCACGGATCCAGAGGCAACTAGAGATAAGTGAGTGCATAAACATTgttgttttttccccctcccTTGAAAAGCCTTGTTTATTGGATCCGTAAATCGGATTTGGCACTTAACATTTTTGTGAGAAAGGCAGAATAATAGTACAAATCCACCCAGATGGATTCCCTGAGGTATGGAGTGAGTCATGTGTAAAAATTCCGGACAGGCCCAGTTGGCTATTGCTGAAAGGACTGATGCGGTTTAACTAACAGGGGAGTCATTTCAGGGGAACATTTACTAGGAGTATGGTGGTAACAATATAATATAGCAAtatagcaaaaataaaagaatgggTTATAAGCAGGCACAGTGGtgaggtggttagcactgttgccccgCATCTCTGGGGCACCTtaagtctctgccatggctccctgtgtgtggagtttgcatgtaatACCCATATGGTCattgggtttcctccaggtactcttgGTCCCTTCCAAGccgaaaaacatgctgaggttaattggagttaccgaattgcccataggggtctgtgtgtatgtgtgtgggtgtgtctgtgtgttagagagtgagtgagtgtcCTTCACTGGGTTGATGCCCTATTCTGGGTTAttccttgcacccatagcccctgggataggctccagacccctgaataggataagcagttacagaaaatggatgggttgAGGAGCAGACCTTATTTTAAAGTGTTACCAGGATACTGCTAGCAAACATTCCCCAGAAATCACTCCCCTGTCAGAGTTAATTAATGAAGAATAGGGGGCAGTATCTAGGGGTAGCCCGAGGAGGTGTCGCCGTACACAGGCAACTGTGGTTGGAAATGTATACTGTAATGTTTCTCTATTTTTGTGCAAAGtaaatatgaaactctgatcTAAGGTTTTGGCAGGAAGTTGAAAGTACAAGTACAGTCTGTAAAATGCTACACTTGTACTGCAGATAAACCCTTTATTACAGCTAGCTGATGAAGTAACAAGGGCAGTCTTTTGCACCACTGTGAGAAAAGTGTTGATTATTATTAGCAAGACAATTATCGCAGTGCAAATTTACATGACAATGAAAGGGGGAGATTGGAGTTATGGGAATGTCAAGGGCTTAGAACAGAGCCTTGGGGGACCGCGTGAAAAGATTCTGAGGGCTTAAAGAAGAACTTAATCAGGTGCCTTGATCTTAGAGGTGAGCTTGTCAGGAATTTAGACCATGTCAATATCCCTTACACAGTAGCACAATGCTGAAAGCCATCTCTTTGAAGATAGATTGTCAGAGGACTTAGTGGTGAGATGAATTAAATTTTGAAGGTAGGTTGAGCGTGATTAGCGCTGACATGCAGAGACGTGCTACTCCTGCTGAAAGGAAGAACTCTTTGTTTCATATTTGGAAGGTGCAAACAAGACTTACAGTATTCATTAAGTCGCAATACCAGCAGTCATTAGACGTTTGTTTGTTCCTGCAAAGAATAATCCATTCAGGTGAGCATAATTCATGCAGACGGCCTTGTGTCTCATCAGATTTCTTTGACTTCataaattgttttaaaaatgaatgcatgtCCAATGCACATTATCCGGTTTCATGGAGCAGGTCATCGTCCATCTGGAATGGTGTCATCGGCAAAAGCTCAGTCTTGTCAGTCACAATGTAGCTCTTAACCTGGAGAGAGATGATGTCAAATGTCAAAAGCGGTCCATGTCACTGGTCCATGTTTTTAAGGCATCACACTTACGGATTTTTGAGACGgaagttatgtttttatatatatatatattgttgtgTGTACATACTGATCTGGGGCACAGCAATCCCAACATAATGTGCTTTTTAGTTGCCACATAATACTAATAGTGTTATTGGTTCCAGTTGAGTTTCCATGTAATATTGAAGTTTACCTATTTTATCTTTTACATGAGTCATCTTTTTTGTTAGATATGGTTCTCTGACAGCTAACACTTACTACACTGGATCACCAGTGGTCTTCCCTGTTCATGACAGTGGTTTGACTTAATACCGAATTCTAAACATTCTGTGGGCCTACAGTTTGAGACCTGTTGTGAGTGGTGAATGAGCCGCCATCATCCACTATGGAGAATGGCTGATCTTTCTATACAATCGTCACCATCGTTTCATTAGTCGATCTGGTGCTGCTAATTTTGCTCActgataaagtttaaatatcaGATGGCAATTTTGGTATGTTAAACTCTTTATTGTGCATCTCTACATATTGTTTCATATATACAGAATGAAATGCAAAATTATAATGATCAATATATTGCTTAAGAATTGAGAGAAAAAATCCTGATACTGATTCTGGGTGATTCATATTTTACCCCAAATGGTGCAGCCTTACGATGAGGTTCACCGCATGCAATTGTGTATTTTATTAACTGAGTGAGTAACAATGGTCCTGCAGAATGTATTGGAGCAAAAAAGTCATTATTTGGCTCAGAAATGTAGCAAAGTGAAAGTAAAAGTTGCAGCAACTTAAAATACTCAAGTAAAGGGCTAATCCAGAAAAAAGCTACTTAAGTACACTAACAAAGTATTTGCATTTCGTTAGTTTACATCTCTGGTTTCAGGGGTAACCTTGGGTGACATACAGAGCCTATTGTGAGGGAGCTGGCAAAGTAAAAGATCAGGCTGCAGAATTGATTTAGGTCAAGACAAAATTGAGTTTGAGGGCCATTTTACATATTACTAACTTCACTGTTTGCCATTGTCACTATTGTAGAAGGACTGTACAGGTTTTGCAAATGAATGGGGAAATGGAAAAGAAAAGTTTTCTCAAACTCTCATAAAACACAACACAAAAAATTACTTGGGCAATATTAATCCTCCATATTGATAAACTAACCCATATTTGTTTACGTCCTCAGATAAACACCTTTAGCAGTCTGTATGTGGTCTTTGTGACACAGTGGAAGATTAATCTTGCAGTGATGGCTTTTGGGCTTGGAAGGATAGCGTCGTAAACACAAGCTGCGGCTTTCAAAGTGGAATTACAGGGAATCCAGTGTCAGTAACTGGTCGAGTATTGGGACCACACCCTGAAAGGGGTGCTCTGTGACACATCTCCAGTGCTCCGGGAGATACCCGCGCCAGGGGACACCTGTGTTATGGTTTCCTGGGATACTGTGGTCAAGAGAGATGCCACTGCCATATCAATTTAGGTCAAGAGGATgtgactgcagggtttactcATGGCCTCACAGCAGGCCTGTTCCTGGCAGGGAGAATTAAGTTTTGATCTCTGACGTGTTGATCTGAATAATAGtgttacatttacatattttgtTTGCGGCACTTCTGTTGCGGCGCCTGGTAATTGCTGATTCGCAGGCTTATATTAAAGTACGATTCCAAAGATCAAGGCTTATTTAGTGGCCCGATGCTTTAttggtccagacaggaaatgttgtttttcagtgtccAGGAAATAGCTCTCAAAATATGGAGCTACTTCAGATCCTCCCAGTGTGGCCGTTCCCAAGTCCCTCCCACTCTCCATGAAAACAGCCATCATCCTGTAGCAGAACAGTGACTCTTGCCTGGGGCATCTTCTGCTCCCTCCTTATTAGCGGACCACCATGCCCTCTTCAGATCTACACTTCTGCTGTTATACCTCGGGTACAGAGACTGATCCCAGGTCAGTTTTTAAAGACTATATTTCACACACTCTGCCTGCCCCGCTCAGGTTGACCTGAGATCAGAGGGCTCTGAGGTTTGAAAACACGCCATGTTTGCTGGCTGCTTTCCCCCTCCCCTCACTTCCAGCCTCATATTTCATCAGGCCTGGGTTGTCACATCCTCTTTGtttctgcggtggggaggatgCTTGCCCTATGTTTGGAGGACCACATCTGGATGTTCACTAGGGGGCTTTTTCCTTCCTGTGGatgagggtcaggctgctggaacTTGCCCACTGATTGGCTTTAGAGAATAGCTGGACCATGCTGGGCTGCGCTTTCCAAACCAGCAGACCTGTGGGACAGTATTGAGGAAGGGCAGCTTCTTATAGACACCCTGTTTGTGTGCCTTGGCCGCCTGGATTGTGGCAAAACTGCATAGAGGaacttttgtaatatttatgggGAAGTATAAGAAAGAccctttaaaataaaatgaataagcCAGCAATTAATAAGAATTAGGAGTCTGGACACCTTGTCAAAGTTATAACCTTGGTCTccatcaaaatatattttagtCATCATGGTCCACTTTACAATAAAGCTACCCTTGTGAAGggattatgaatggtttataagcaggttattaattaggttgtatcACTTTGTAAATCATTACTAGACAATTATAAACAAGTTATGCTGCAGTTTTCTTATTATTGATGAGTTACTACCATGTAtaagtggcaaaagggagccttattgtaaagtggaacCGTTATCTTTGTATCTTTCTTATTATCTGGATTCAAAGTGAATATCGCGAAGTTTTGCAAGTTTCATCTCCTCTTTCTAGGTCCTGTTTGGTTTGAAGGCAAACCTTAGTGGGACTCCCCTCGAAAACACCTTATCTGCATTTTCGCAGGAACGCTCTTGTACCCCTGTTTAATTTGGGCCTGTATGCAAACGTAATCAAGGGTCTCTCATACACTCAGTCAGAAGGAAGTATTCAAGGTCTGGTGGTAATTCTGGGAGGAGCGGGAGTCCACGTAGTTTGAACATAGTTTTATATACTGTTGCATTCAGTGGGAATTCCCAGTACTGTTTCTCAACTGGTCGGTTGCAGGACCCTTTTCAGTGAGTCTCAGAGTGGgtggtttaaaatatatatattgctagTATGTAATTCCCCTACTCCCCACACTGGTCAGAAAATTTGACCGCCTGCACCCCCTGAATTAGTAAATTTTACAACCAGCAACCCCCACCTCTGCTAGTTGGGTCCGGATCAGGCTACCACTTGAGAACCACCAGGCCGATAACCAGAAATAAATAGGTCCCTCTCGGTAGATTTTGCCCACTGGGGGCTGCAGCAAATTTCAAGGTGGGTTCAAACTCTTAATTTTTCTACCTGACTGCGTGGAcccattatttaattatatagcTATGTGCCTGAGAAGCAGTTTACAGTATCCTTTCAGTTGTACCTTGTAACAGTCCATTTTTAATGTTCTTTTTATGAAGCTGGCAGAGTAACATCAAACGAAGATCTGGAAGACATGCTGGAGAGTGGAAACCCCTCTATTTTCACCTCTGATGTGAGTTCCCAAAGTCACCCCCCAACAATCATTACATGATTATAGTCATCATAGTAGGAACTCACCCCTATGGAGCCATTACAGGCTTATAATTATTATAGCCTTTGCAATTGGCCCCGTAATTTAATTGAACCACCCTCTCCACCTTCACAGATTATCTCAGATTCCAAGATCACCCGCCAGGCCTTGAATGAGATCGAGGCTCGTCACAAGGACATCATCCGACTGGAGAACAGCATTAAGGAGCTACACGAGATGTTTGTGGATATGGCCATGCTGGTGAAAACCCAGGTGCCTCCTGAACTCCAGTTCCAGTGTGGTTTGATGAATTAATAAACACTATATTATTTGTTGTAATAATAAATGCACAGAAGACTTGTTGTACGAACATCAGACTTTTTCATCATTTCAAAAGAGTTAGAATTCTATTTATATGTCACTTAAATTTAACTGACGCTCAGCTGGATCCAACAGTAAGTTCCAGGGTTGCTTTTCAGATCTATTGCTCAGTAGTTATAGTTACTATTTTTTCACATGAAGTCAACTATTAGAAAATACCATCGGacagctgtttcattcacaagcAACAGTGCCTGGAGTTAGAATTTTCTGTTTGAATAAAGCAATTATCTGCCTAATTAACTTTTAAATTATGGGCTCGACAACAGCAAAAGCACAGCGCTGAATGATCATTCATCTATAGACTCAGCTGCAGGCTTCTAGACCATTGAAgaatttgcatttatttcacACTTCCATCCAAAGTGACCTAGAGAAGAGGGAAGGGTTAGTTTATGTGTGTTTTCTGGGATTCGAGCATCCAGCCTTGACATCATTTGCACTGTGCTATACTTGTTTAGTTATGGGAGCTGAAGAATGGATCAGTTATTAGTTGTCTCTTTTCTCAAGGGTGAGATGATAAACAACATTGAGAAGAATGTGACCAACACAGCTGAATATGTGGTCCAAGCGACAGAAAGCACCAAAAAGGCAGTTCGGTACCAGTCCACGGTCCGGCGGGTAAGACTATTCCCCAAACGCACACGGAGCACCACACCTGATTCCTGAACATGGCTATTTTTTGCGCGTTTGCATCAAGCTGCACGTGCCATGTGCTTGCTTGGCTTGAAAGCACAGAATGCTACTACGAACCAGCTGTCCTGCATGATGTCTTGTCACTCTGAAGCTGTCTCCGGAGAAAAGGCCCTCATTAATCCTCATCTGTCAAAAGGGAGGGCCGTACATCTCACTGTCAGCAACCGCATGTGTGTTTGACTCTTATTAAAGCTTCACATTCGCGCctatgtaaaataaatatgtagaagaagaagaagcttGCTACTTACTGCTTCTGTAACTCTGTCTGTTTGTGTTTTGGCAGAAAAAGCTAATAATCATCCTTACTCTGCTGGTCCTGCTTGCTGTGGTTATATTAATCATCGGTTTATATTTGGGCCTGAAAACGAAATTCTAATAAGTCCGACCCTGACTGGAGGTAACTACCTCGCCACTGTGTGTCGCTGCTTTCGGGCTGCTCCTGTTCCTCCCGCTGCAGATTCCCTGAAGTGTTTCACATAATATGATTTCGTACCTTTTGAGAGACTTCAAATGCGCACTGGTTTGGCAGGCAAGTCTCATTGATTGGAAATTCCTGCAAgactattggcacggagcccttCATACAGGAAGCTGTCTTACAAGCACAGACAAAACAAACGACTGTGTGAAAACAGCATGTGGAGCTAAGCTTGGCTTAAGTCTGCGTGACTCACAAGAATGCTAATCCATTTTGCTCCTTTAAACTATATGAATAGTACAGTCAGCACCGTACACTTATATATGcttatatattttattctgtatggtTATTACATCCCACATCCTGCTATTCACTCTTGTTTGGCGTTTGCTTTTCTGACAGATCTCATTTCCTTTCTGTCACTTGTTTCACACTGGTGCTAATAGTCAAGGGCTATAATTGAATGAGATGTAAACATTCTGTGTCACGACGTAGCGATTGTTCGCAAATGTTTCCGTGGAGCCAAGCTGATTTTCTTGATtcttgcctgttttttttttttttttttccttccctgtcattttattttacagAAAAACATTTATCTTGCTATTCTTGCTGTAGTGATTATCATCGTTATAATCATCATCCTCGCAGCGACTCTTGGAAAATAAAGGGGAACCGGAATGTGAAAAAAAGGGGATGTTTAATGCTCTACCCCTCCTCCAGAAGTGCAGACACCACCACCCACGGTCCTTGGCGGGTTTGCTTTCATGTGGCCAGCGTCTTCATTCAGATTTGAGGTAGTGAAAGTGTCCTGGCCACACAGGAATCTTGAGCTGGGAAACCTCTTTCACCATTTAAATGCAGCCTGATTCTTGTGGACGTGTAAAGTTTACCAAATCAGTTTTCTCCTGAGCACAGCAACTGCCAACCAATCAGAAGGGGCCTTCCGTGTCATATCAGAGTGCCTTATCTATTccattaatgtttttttatggTATGTTTTGTACCTCCCTCACCCCCTCAAAGTGACCCACAGACAGTAATTTTAATGTTAATCAAGTAGTcactgtgcaaaagaaacggAGACCAAATGTCATTAATGCCCTCGCCTCTGACCTTTTACGAACCCATCGCATCCATCATAAATTTTATTATATTGTGctgtcagttttttttccatgttgtAGTTTGTTATGCTCCCTGTAATTGTATAATTTGTATTTATTGTGTGTTTTAACAACTGTGATGATGATCAGAATATGCCTGCTGACTGACTGAGTAATGTGGAGTTGagaaaaatgtgcaattaggtttgttttttttttttttagttgttcCAGTGAACTCCAAGTTGCTCTGTTTCTAAGTTCTATATTACTAACATGAATATACAACTCGTGTTACCTCACTGCCATCACTTCTGAATGTATCAGCTGCAAATGTAGGTAGGGAGCGCAtttgttttgtattgtttacaccCAGAAAGAGAATCTCTGCACTGTGCTTTGGAATTCCAAGTGATGCTAGAACATTTTATATCAATTGTCTTTGCTCCTCGGGAGCAAAATAGCACAGATATTCATATGTTCTGTActgaacattttttaaatagatGCTGAGCCTATAACCTTTGTACACATTGTACATCTTTTGGGATTAAGATGtagtatgacccccccccccccccccccccaaaaccctgTATCGGTATAAGTCAAAATATACCCATCCTTCCATTTGTATTGTACTCACTTGTCCTATACTGGGGCATGGGGGTCTAGAGCCTATCCTAGAAGCTACAGGCACATCGCTAGCCCATCAGAGGATCACACACATAtgatttggcaactccaattcactTTAGCATGCTATTCCATAATTGATACTCTTAAGGAGTCATTGTGTCATTATGAGTCTACAAAACAAGTATTATACAGCAGGAACAAGGGATTGCTTATCTTAACTGTTTTTATTCTCTTTGTATTATATTTTTGCTTTTCCTGTTGGAGACACTGAGAAAAATCTTTTATTTGCATCTGTAAGCTTCAGCATTGCTTCTGTAACAATGTGCCTTAAGGGAAAGGAGCCGCATTTTCGTTCCGCGGTTTGAGCGGAACAACTCCGCAAAATATGATGTCATGCTTCAAAGCTACTGTGAATCCAGTTGTTTGTTATACTGTTTTGctgaatttatataaaaaatacgGAGCTTTAAATGGAAACGTGAAGATTAAGAGTCATtgtaacttttagataaatctAAACTTTAAAACATGATCATTTTAATCACTGAGTTTGCACCGTGTAATGTTCATTGCctgaattattttgcatttatacAGAAGAAAATGTTATATGCCAAATTACAATTTAACTTAATGCGTAACATGAATTTTAGCATTTAACTTTTTTAACACTATATTCTCTGCTCATTTGCAAAATCTCGCTTGAGGTTTGAAAGTATGACCTTTTTGAACTACTTAaaatatggttctgtactggaTAAAACGCGGGTGAGTATTTCCAGACTGATGGACAGTGTTGATGTGCGCGGTACTTTCCTCTAATCACTGAGGTATGTCCGCAATGACCATGCTGCTTTAATTTCTCTGCCCCACGGCCACCTTCTTAAATACCTAACAAAAGAACCAAACGCAGAGGAGAGGCCAGACGAAGTCAGCAAGTTGGAACTTGCCACTACACTCCAGTACCCACCTTCCGTGTTACTCCTACCCTGGAAATGCTAGGCGGTTTGACTACGGTGGCTGAAAATTTGGTAAACGTCTCTTGTCTTTGCAGTCTTCATTATTCCACTCTAATAAAATCGCTTCAGTTTTCCAGTCGATTTAAAGCAAACAgctttaataatgatgatggaaAAAAACTCTAAATCTTTCGGTTtgccaaatgaaaaaaaaatcattatttatACTTGATCAAAGTGCAACGGTGAACAAAAAGTTCAACAATAACTCTGTAAGACACTCTATCATAGTCTGATAATGGCCTGAGTGGACGGAAATAAGTGAAGTGAGTCACAATGTCCTGGGTTGAGAGAAACCCCCTTGGGCAGATGTATTATGCAGCATTCCGAGCCACTCCAGCCAGACCGCCAGCAAGTGGTGACCTGTGATGAATTAGTGTCGTATGAGCCTCCTATTGGTACGTACAGCAGATGCAAGGTCGATTGGCGCAGGACAGCAGGCctactgtactgtacatataGCAAAGAAATAGCCTGGTGCTTACAGTAGATGAGATACATTTCAGTGCATCTCCCTAGACTGTTCAAAGTTTTTAGTTTAAATAATCCCATCCACCCAACTTCCAAACTTGTATCATGGTGAATGCCTGATTTTAAAAAgtcattttaaatgtaaaaatgtagtTTTTGCCAGTGGCAAATAACCGCACGCAATTCATCTTCAAAATAATATCCAAATAGCTAAATCTTCTGGATTTATTGAAGCTTTAGGGTGAATCAGATTGTTAAAAACAACGTCAATCCTTTTATGCGATGTTTTAATCGACAAGATTAGGAAGTTTCATTTCGAGCGCGTCGTAACAAACTTGGTGATGATGCATCGCTCCCATCTAGTGGTTGATCTGTTTAATTGTAATATTACTCGGAAGTAACGGGTATGGCAAAACTATTCAGTGATTCTCATTCATTAGTCctttattatatttaatttgCTAATAAATGATATGTTATGAACTCTCAATATTTGATGTATTATGATTATAAAATAGCACACCTACGACGTGCTGTGTTTTTCGTATGCTGACGCTATAACCTGCGGAGGGAGGACATATCCGTCCAGTGCTTAGACTGACGCATGCAGCTAACCATGGTCAAAGCACAGATGACCAACAAGCAGTAGACCTTTTGACGGAAAATCTTTGCGGCGATATACTGGAAAAACCGGTGGAATTATGCATAACCGGAGGCTCACGGTGGCGCTGTTGGTGAAGACTTA contains:
- the stx2b gene encoding syntaxin-2 isoform X2; this translates as MKDRLADLTARTTYVEENVAVPIDNDAFMEEFFQQVEVVRGLIEKVSSQVEEVKKKHSMILSAPNPDEKTKEELEKLISEIKKNAKSVWAKLTSMQQSLPEDENANRASCRIQRSQHTVLSRRFVEVMTEYNDAQLSFRQRSKSRIQRQLEITGRVTSNEDLEDMLESGNPSIFTSDIISDSKITRQALNEIEARHKDIIRLENSIKELHEMFVDMAMLVKTQGEMINNIEKNVTNTAEYVVQATESTKKAVRYQSTVRRKNIYLAILAVVIIIVIIIILAATLGK
- the stx2b gene encoding syntaxin-2 isoform X1, with amino-acid sequence MKDRLADLTARTTYVEENVAVPIDNDAFMEEFFQQVEVVRGLIEKVSSQVEEVKKKHSMILSAPNPDEKTKEELEKLISEIKKNAKSVWAKLTSMQQSLPEDENANRASCRIQRSQHTVLSRRFVEVMTEYNDAQLSFRQRSKSRIQRQLEITGRVTSNEDLEDMLESGNPSIFTSDIISDSKITRQALNEIEARHKDIIRLENSIKELHEMFVDMAMLVKTQGEMINNIEKNVTNTAEYVVQATESTKKAVRYQSTVRRKKLIIILTLLVLLAVVILIIGLYLGLKTKF